Proteins found in one Nocardia brasiliensis ATCC 700358 genomic segment:
- a CDS encoding aspartate kinase yields MALVVQKYGGSSVATAERIRRVAERIVETKKQGHDVVVVCSAMGDTTDELLDLAQQVAPAPPAREMDMLLTSGERISNALVAMAIHSLGAEARSFTGSQAGVITTGAHGNAKIIDVTPGRLRQALDDGQIVLVAGFQGVSQDSKDVTTLGRGGSDTTAVALAAALEADVCEIYTDVDGVFTADPRIVPDAQRLEQVSYEEMLELAACGAKVLMLRCVEYARRYNVPVHVRSSYTDKPGTYVYGSMEDIPLEQAILTGVAHDRSEAKVTVVGLPDVPGYAAKVFRAVADAEINIDMVLQNISKIDTGKTDITFTLPKTDGARAVEMLTKQQDEIGFSQVLYDDHIGKVSLVGAGMKSHPGVTAKFCEALADAGVNIDLISTSEIRISVLVKDTELDEAVKVLHRAFELGGDEVAVVHAGTGR; encoded by the coding sequence GTGGCTCTCGTTGTTCAGAAGTACGGAGGATCCTCGGTGGCAACCGCCGAGCGTATCCGGCGCGTCGCTGAACGGATCGTCGAGACGAAGAAGCAGGGCCACGACGTGGTGGTCGTCTGCTCGGCCATGGGTGACACCACCGACGAACTGCTCGACCTCGCCCAGCAGGTCGCGCCCGCGCCGCCCGCGCGGGAAATGGACATGCTGCTCACCTCGGGTGAGCGCATCTCCAACGCGCTGGTCGCGATGGCCATCCACTCGCTCGGCGCCGAGGCTCGCTCGTTCACCGGCTCCCAGGCCGGCGTGATCACCACCGGCGCGCACGGCAACGCCAAGATCATCGACGTGACGCCGGGGCGGCTGCGCCAGGCGCTCGACGACGGTCAGATCGTGCTCGTCGCCGGTTTCCAGGGCGTCAGCCAGGACAGCAAGGACGTCACCACGCTGGGGCGCGGCGGTTCCGACACCACCGCGGTCGCGCTGGCCGCAGCGCTGGAGGCCGACGTCTGCGAGATCTACACCGACGTGGACGGCGTCTTCACCGCCGACCCGCGGATCGTGCCGGACGCGCAGCGGCTCGAGCAGGTCTCCTACGAGGAGATGCTGGAACTCGCGGCCTGCGGCGCAAAGGTGCTGATGCTGCGCTGCGTCGAATACGCGCGCCGCTACAACGTGCCCGTGCATGTGCGTTCGTCCTATACCGACAAGCCGGGCACCTACGTTTACGGATCGATGGAGGACATCCCCTTGGAGCAAGCAATCCTCACGGGCGTCGCGCACGATCGCAGCGAGGCCAAGGTGACCGTGGTCGGTCTGCCGGACGTGCCGGGCTACGCCGCCAAGGTGTTCCGCGCGGTCGCCGACGCCGAGATCAACATCGACATGGTGCTGCAGAACATCTCCAAGATCGATACCGGCAAGACCGACATCACCTTCACCCTGCCCAAGACCGACGGCGCGCGTGCCGTCGAGATGCTCACCAAGCAGCAGGACGAGATCGGCTTCTCCCAGGTGCTCTACGACGACCACATCGGCAAGGTGTCGCTGGTCGGCGCGGGCATGAAGAGCCACCCGGGCGTCACCGCCAAGTTCTGCGAGGCGCTGGCCGACGCGGGCGTGAACATCGATCTCATCTCCACCTCCGAGATCCGGATCTCGGTGCTGGTCAAGGACACCGAACTGGACGAGGCCGTCAAGGTGCTGCACCGGGCCTTCGAGCTGGGCGGCGACGAGGTCGCCGTGGTGCACGCGGGAACAGGACGATAA
- a CDS encoding aspartate-semialdehyde dehydrogenase, with protein MGIRVGVVGATGQVGAVMRKLLEERNFPADEVRFFASSRSAGKTLPWRGGEIVVEDTELADPAGLDIALFSAGATMSRVQAPRFAAAGVTVIDNSSAFRKDPDVPLVVSEVNPEQTRNLAKGIIANPNCTTMAAMPVLKPLHDIAGLRRLIVSSYQAVSGSGLAGVEELATQARAVIDGAEQLTHDGSALDFPAPNKYVAPIAFNVLPLAGSLVDDGSGETDEDQKLRNESRKILGLPDLLVSGTCVRVPVFTGHSLSVNAEFDQPLSVEQAKEILAKAPGVKLVEVPTPLQAAGADDSLVGRIRQDPGVPDGRGLALFISGDNLRKGAALNTIQIAEVLLSNR; from the coding sequence ATGGGCATCCGAGTAGGCGTTGTCGGCGCGACCGGTCAGGTCGGCGCCGTCATGCGGAAACTGCTGGAAGAGCGCAACTTTCCGGCCGACGAGGTGCGTTTCTTCGCCTCGTCGCGCTCGGCGGGTAAGACGCTGCCGTGGCGCGGCGGCGAGATCGTCGTCGAGGACACCGAACTGGCCGATCCGGCCGGACTCGATATCGCGCTGTTCTCCGCCGGTGCCACCATGTCGCGCGTACAGGCCCCGCGGTTCGCGGCCGCGGGCGTCACGGTGATCGACAACTCGTCGGCGTTCCGCAAGGACCCCGACGTGCCGCTGGTGGTGAGCGAGGTCAACCCGGAGCAGACCCGCAACCTGGCCAAGGGCATCATCGCGAACCCGAACTGCACCACCATGGCCGCGATGCCGGTGCTGAAGCCGCTGCACGACATCGCGGGACTGCGCCGCCTCATCGTGTCCAGTTACCAGGCGGTGTCCGGTAGTGGCCTGGCCGGTGTGGAAGAGCTCGCGACGCAGGCGCGCGCGGTGATCGACGGCGCCGAGCAGCTGACCCACGACGGCAGCGCCCTGGACTTCCCGGCCCCGAACAAGTACGTCGCGCCCATCGCGTTCAACGTGCTGCCGCTGGCCGGTTCGCTCGTCGACGACGGCTCCGGCGAGACCGACGAGGACCAGAAGCTGCGCAACGAGAGCCGCAAGATCCTGGGGCTCCCTGATCTTTTGGTGAGTGGCACCTGCGTGCGCGTCCCGGTGTTCACCGGGCACTCGCTGTCGGTGAACGCCGAGTTCGACCAGCCGCTCTCGGTCGAGCAGGCCAAGGAGATCCTGGCCAAGGCGCCCGGCGTCAAGCTGGTCGAGGTGCCGACGCCGTTGCAGGCGGCGGGCGCCGACGACTCGCTCGTCGGCCGGATCCGGCAGGATCCCGGCGTGCCGGACGGCCGCGGCCTGGCCCTGTTCATCTCGGGCGACAACCTGCGCAAGGGCGCTGCGCTCAACACCATTCAGATCGCTGAGGTCCTGCTCAGCAATCGCTGA
- a CDS encoding glycoside hydrolase family 3 protein, with protein sequence MTQLDPAREEVVAAAIGKLDLDAKARLLMGQDMWSLPALPEIGLRSLVMSDGPIGVRGVHWTADDPSIALPSPTALAASWDPELARRAGRLLAQEARRKSVHVLLAPTVNLHRSPLGGRHFECYSEDPYLTGQIGTGYVRGVQDGGIGTTVKHFVANDAETDRFTVNNVVSARALRELYLAPFEAIVRDAGPWGIMAAYNRVNGPTMTEHHALLTGILRGEWGFDGFVVSDWTAARSTVPAITAGLDVAMPGPRGVYGEALAAAVRNGEVEESVVDAAVRNVLRLAARVGLLDGAEPAVTTLPDEIDGVALAHEIAGRGFVLVRNEQVGGRPALPLAKDGTKVALLGLAARDARILGGGSATVFPASVVSPLDGLTAALPPGALTYAIGAAPSDELSAAGRGFDLRARIFDADGALLGESSLPNGTVNWLGELPDGVAYADLHTVEVRGTFTPEETGAHAFGTKGIGDFRLTVGDSVLFDGTETLTGSDPFEAFFGTPTTRGTVELTAGTTVEVTMTHTPVKFADMPIQAVLFTLGHADPRRDPDELIAEAVETARNADVAVVVVATTEQVESEGFDRTNLRLPGRQDELVHRVAEVNPHTVVVVNAGSPVEMPWRDQVSAVLLSWFPGQQGGAALAEVLLGDTEPGGRLPTTWPVALADCPVSEVTPTDGELVYREDLFIGYRAWERAGTAPAYPFGHGFGYTTWEYESIEREATTVTVRLRNTGARRGGEVVQVYLAPVADSVVRPARWLAGFARVEADPGELVEARITLPDRAFQIWDEDRDAWRPVPGVYQIEAGHSFAERPLTTQIEA encoded by the coding sequence ATGACCCAGCTCGACCCGGCCCGCGAGGAAGTCGTGGCGGCGGCCATCGGCAAACTCGACCTGGACGCGAAGGCCCGGCTGCTGATGGGGCAGGACATGTGGTCGTTGCCCGCCCTGCCGGAGATCGGGCTGCGTTCGCTGGTGATGTCGGACGGGCCGATCGGGGTGCGCGGGGTGCATTGGACGGCCGATGATCCGTCGATCGCGCTGCCCTCGCCGACCGCGCTCGCCGCGAGCTGGGACCCGGAGCTGGCCCGGCGGGCGGGCAGGCTGCTCGCGCAGGAGGCGCGGCGCAAGAGCGTGCACGTGCTGCTCGCGCCCACGGTGAACCTGCACCGATCTCCGCTCGGCGGAAGACATTTCGAGTGTTACTCCGAGGACCCGTACCTCACCGGGCAGATCGGGACCGGGTACGTCCGCGGCGTGCAGGACGGCGGAATCGGCACCACCGTCAAACATTTCGTCGCCAACGACGCGGAGACCGACCGCTTCACCGTGAACAACGTGGTGTCCGCGCGCGCTCTGCGCGAACTGTATCTGGCACCGTTCGAGGCGATCGTCCGCGATGCGGGCCCGTGGGGCATCATGGCGGCGTACAACCGGGTGAACGGCCCGACCATGACCGAGCACCACGCGTTGCTCACCGGAATACTGCGCGGCGAATGGGGTTTCGACGGTTTCGTCGTCTCCGACTGGACCGCCGCCCGCTCGACGGTCCCGGCGATCACCGCCGGGCTCGATGTCGCGATGCCGGGACCGCGTGGCGTGTACGGCGAGGCGCTCGCCGCGGCGGTGCGCAACGGCGAGGTCGAGGAGTCCGTGGTGGATGCCGCGGTACGCAACGTGCTGCGGCTGGCGGCGCGGGTCGGCCTGCTCGACGGGGCCGAGCCCGCGGTGACCACGCTGCCGGACGAGATCGACGGCGTCGCGCTGGCGCACGAAATCGCCGGTCGCGGTTTCGTTCTGGTGCGCAACGAGCAGGTCGGCGGGCGGCCCGCGCTGCCTTTGGCGAAGGACGGGACGAAGGTGGCGTTGCTCGGGCTCGCCGCCCGCGACGCGCGCATCCTCGGCGGCGGCTCGGCGACCGTGTTCCCCGCGTCGGTGGTCTCCCCGCTGGACGGACTCACCGCCGCGCTGCCGCCCGGCGCCCTGACCTACGCGATCGGCGCCGCCCCGAGCGACGAACTCAGCGCCGCCGGCCGCGGATTCGACCTGCGCGCCCGCATTTTCGACGCCGACGGTGCGCTGCTCGGCGAGAGTTCGCTGCCCAACGGCACGGTCAACTGGCTGGGCGAACTACCCGACGGTGTCGCCTACGCCGACCTGCACACGGTCGAGGTGCGCGGCACCTTCACGCCCGAGGAGACCGGCGCGCACGCGTTCGGCACCAAGGGGATCGGCGATTTCCGGCTCACGGTCGGCGACTCGGTGCTGTTCGACGGCACCGAAACCCTCACCGGCTCCGATCCTTTCGAGGCCTTCTTCGGCACCCCCACCACGCGCGGCACCGTCGAGCTGACGGCCGGGACGACGGTCGAGGTGACGATGACACACACGCCGGTGAAGTTCGCGGACATGCCCATCCAGGCCGTCCTTTTCACCCTGGGGCACGCCGATCCCCGGCGCGACCCGGACGAGTTGATCGCCGAGGCCGTCGAGACGGCGCGCAACGCCGACGTCGCGGTGGTCGTGGTCGCCACTACCGAGCAGGTGGAATCGGAGGGCTTCGATCGCACGAACCTGCGCCTGCCCGGCCGGCAGGACGAGCTGGTGCACCGCGTGGCCGAGGTCAACCCGCACACCGTGGTGGTCGTCAACGCCGGTTCGCCGGTGGAAATGCCTTGGCGGGACCAGGTTTCGGCGGTGCTGCTGAGCTGGTTCCCCGGCCAGCAGGGCGGGGCGGCACTGGCCGAGGTCCTGCTCGGCGACACCGAACCGGGCGGGCGGCTGCCGACCACCTGGCCGGTCGCCCTGGCCGATTGCCCGGTCTCCGAGGTCACGCCGACCGACGGCGAATTGGTCTATCGGGAGGATCTGTTCATCGGCTACCGCGCCTGGGAGCGGGCGGGCACCGCGCCGGCGTACCCGTTCGGGCACGGATTCGGTTACACCACATGGGAATACGAGTCGATCGAGCGGGAGGCGACGACGGTGACCGTGCGGCTGCGCAATACCGGCGCCCGCCGCGGCGGTGAGGTGGTGCAGGTCTATCTCGCACCCGTCGCGGATTCGGTGGTGCGACCGGCTCGCTGGCTGGCCGGGTTCGCGCGGGTGGAAGCCGACCCCGGCGAGCTGGTCGAGGCACGAATCACCCTCCCGGACCGGGCATTCCAGATCTGGGACGAAGACCGGGACGCATGGCGTCCGGTACCCGGTGTCTACCAGATCGAGGCGGGCCACTCGTTCGCCGAACGACCGCTGACCACGCAGATCGAAGCGTAG
- a CDS encoding TetR/AcrR family transcriptional regulator produces the protein MTEGRGGRAAQADRRREEILEAAREVIAERGYRGASLAAVAERAGLTQPGLLHYFASKEDLLVAVLEARDRWDTAAFLAGPAASSRLSSIAQLVEYNAMRPGVVQTFTALAAESVTGRHPARAYFVERYANARTKVTELLRAEFGDRLAGGRTPEQVAPLLLAVMDGLQTQWLLDPQTVDMGDSFRNFIALLGPEAEPADLSEDNENITSPTID, from the coding sequence GTGACTGAGGGACGTGGCGGTCGGGCGGCGCAGGCGGATCGGCGGCGGGAGGAGATTCTCGAGGCCGCGCGAGAGGTCATCGCAGAGCGGGGGTATCGGGGGGCTTCGCTGGCGGCGGTGGCCGAGCGGGCGGGGCTGACGCAGCCCGGGCTGCTGCACTACTTTGCGAGTAAGGAGGACCTGCTGGTCGCGGTGCTGGAGGCGCGGGATCGGTGGGATACCGCGGCGTTCCTGGCCGGGCCCGCGGCGAGTTCGCGACTGTCGTCGATCGCGCAGTTGGTGGAGTACAACGCGATGCGGCCCGGGGTGGTGCAGACGTTCACGGCGCTGGCGGCCGAAAGCGTCACGGGCCGGCATCCGGCGCGCGCCTACTTCGTCGAGCGGTACGCGAACGCCAGGACGAAGGTCACGGAGCTGCTGCGGGCGGAGTTCGGAGACCGACTCGCGGGCGGGCGCACCCCGGAACAGGTGGCGCCGCTGCTGCTCGCGGTGATGGACGGTTTGCAGACGCAATGGCTGCTCGACCCGCAGACTGTTGACATGGGTGATTCCTTCCGGAACTTCATCGCTCTGCTCGGACCGGAAGCCGAGCCCGCAGACTTATCTGAAGATAACGAAAACATAACTTCACCTACTATTGATTAG
- the bla gene encoding class A beta-lactamase: MIRFTRDTRVALAAAALVLPLLAGCGTDSPAAQTESAVASTAAVAAPAELTALEQQYDAQLGLFAVDTGSGKTLTNRADQRMPFLSTFKGLAAGALLKAHPLATGYFDKVVHFTEADLVTYSPVTSTKVAEGMTIAQIADAAITQSDNTAGNLLLRELGGPQGLTAFLRTLGDQVSRLDRWEPDLNTALPDDERDTTTPAALAADYRALVLGDALGAPERDQLTKWLKANTTGDKRIRAGVPAGWTTGDKTGTGDYGMANDAAVTWPDGGRAPLVIAIQTRKSTTAAEPSNDLVAAATKLVVEKLR; this comes from the coding sequence ATGATTCGGTTCACACGTGATACCCGGGTGGCGTTGGCCGCCGCCGCGCTGGTCCTGCCGCTGCTCGCCGGCTGCGGTACCGATTCCCCTGCGGCACAGACCGAATCAGCCGTGGCGAGCACCGCGGCCGTGGCCGCTCCCGCCGAACTGACTGCGCTGGAACAGCAGTACGACGCCCAGCTCGGGCTGTTCGCCGTCGACACCGGCAGTGGGAAGACGCTGACCAATCGCGCCGACCAGCGCATGCCCTTCCTGTCCACCTTCAAAGGGCTCGCTGCGGGCGCACTGCTGAAGGCGCACCCGCTCGCCACCGGATACTTCGACAAGGTCGTGCATTTCACCGAAGCCGACCTGGTCACCTATTCGCCGGTCACCAGCACCAAAGTGGCCGAGGGCATGACCATCGCCCAGATAGCCGACGCCGCGATCACCCAGAGCGACAACACCGCGGGCAACCTGCTGCTTCGCGAACTCGGTGGGCCGCAAGGACTCACCGCCTTTCTGCGCACCCTCGGCGACCAGGTCAGCCGCCTCGACCGCTGGGAACCGGATCTCAACACCGCCCTGCCCGACGATGAACGCGACACCACCACCCCCGCCGCGCTCGCCGCCGACTACCGCGCCTTGGTCCTGGGCGATGCCCTGGGCGCTCCCGAACGCGACCAGCTCACCAAGTGGCTGAAGGCGAACACCACCGGCGACAAGCGCATTCGCGCGGGCGTCCCGGCAGGCTGGACCACCGGCGACAAAACCGGCACCGGCGACTACGGCATGGCCAACGACGCGGCCGTCACCTGGCCCGACGGCGGCCGCGCCCCCCTTGTCATCGCCATCCAAACCCGCAAATCCACCACAGCAGCCGAACCCAGCAACGACCTCGTCGCCGCCGCCACCAAACTCGTCGTCGAAAAGCTGCGCTGA
- a CDS encoding catalase — protein MTKPTTTNTGTPVESDNESLTAGTQGPILLHDHYLIEKLAQFNRERVPERIVHAKGAGAYGELVVTNDVSRYTKAKLFQPGARTESLVRFSTVAGEQGSPDTWRDPRGFAVKFYTEDGNYDLVGNNTPVFFIKDPIKFPDFIRSQKRLPGNGLRDHNMQWDFWTLRPESAHQVTWLMGDRGIPKTYRHMNGYGSHTYQWINAAGERFWVKYHFKTDQGIDYLTQADADRIAGENADYHRKDLWDAIERGEFPSWTLHVQVMPVAEAENYRFNPFDLTKVWSHKDYPLIEVGKWTLNRNPANYFVDIEQAAFEPSNVVPGIGYSPDKMLLGRVFAYADAHRYRIGTNYAQLPPNLPRAAQVNSYSKEGAMRYFYNDANVPVYAPNSYGGPHADPAQAPDGGLWEFEPTMVRAGYIEHAEDGDFTQPGTLVREVFNDAQRDRLVSNVVGHVLGGVQEPVLSRVFEYWTKVDPEIGKRIEEGVRAGLDGASTPPPAQG, from the coding sequence ATGACCAAGCCGACAACGACGAATACCGGCACCCCGGTGGAGAGCGACAACGAATCGCTCACCGCGGGCACGCAGGGCCCGATCCTGCTGCACGATCACTACCTGATCGAGAAGCTCGCCCAGTTCAACCGCGAGCGGGTGCCGGAGCGGATCGTGCACGCCAAGGGCGCGGGCGCCTACGGCGAACTGGTCGTCACCAACGACGTCAGCCGCTACACCAAGGCCAAGTTGTTCCAGCCCGGCGCGCGCACCGAGTCGCTGGTCCGGTTCTCCACCGTCGCCGGCGAGCAGGGCAGCCCCGACACCTGGCGCGACCCACGGGGCTTCGCGGTGAAGTTCTACACCGAGGACGGCAACTACGACCTGGTCGGCAACAACACCCCGGTCTTCTTCATCAAGGACCCGATCAAGTTCCCCGACTTCATCCGTTCGCAGAAGCGCTTGCCCGGCAACGGACTTCGCGACCACAACATGCAGTGGGACTTCTGGACGCTGCGCCCCGAGTCGGCGCACCAGGTGACCTGGCTGATGGGTGATCGCGGCATCCCGAAGACCTACCGGCACATGAACGGCTACGGCTCGCACACCTACCAGTGGATCAACGCCGCGGGCGAACGCTTCTGGGTGAAGTACCACTTCAAGACCGACCAGGGCATCGACTATCTGACCCAGGCCGACGCCGACCGGATCGCCGGCGAGAACGCCGACTACCACCGCAAAGACCTGTGGGATGCGATCGAACGCGGCGAGTTCCCCAGCTGGACGCTGCACGTCCAGGTGATGCCGGTCGCCGAGGCGGAGAACTACCGGTTCAACCCGTTCGACCTGACCAAGGTGTGGTCGCACAAGGACTACCCGCTGATCGAGGTCGGCAAGTGGACGCTGAACCGCAACCCGGCCAACTACTTCGTCGATATCGAGCAGGCCGCCTTCGAGCCGTCGAATGTCGTTCCCGGCATCGGCTATTCGCCCGACAAGATGCTGCTCGGCCGCGTGTTCGCCTACGCGGACGCGCACCGCTACCGGATCGGCACCAACTACGCGCAGCTGCCGCCGAACCTGCCGCGCGCCGCGCAGGTGAACTCCTACTCCAAGGAGGGCGCCATGCGGTACTTCTACAACGACGCGAATGTGCCGGTGTACGCGCCGAATTCGTACGGCGGGCCGCACGCCGATCCGGCGCAGGCGCCCGACGGGGGACTCTGGGAGTTCGAGCCGACCATGGTGCGGGCGGGCTATATCGAGCACGCCGAGGACGGGGACTTCACCCAGCCGGGCACCTTGGTGCGCGAGGTGTTCAACGATGCGCAGCGGGACCGTCTGGTGAGCAACGTCGTCGGACATGTGCTCGGCGGCGTGCAGGAGCCGGTGCTGAGCCGGGTCTTCGAATACTGGACCAAGGTGGATCCCGAGATCGGCAAGCGGATCGAAGAAGGGGTGCGCGCCGGGCTCGACGGCGCCTCGACACCGCCGCCCGCGCAGGGCTGA
- a CDS encoding Fur family transcriptional regulator produces the protein MHTNHTDAKAQLRAAGLRVTAPRIAVLDAVAAAPHTDADRVAATVRQALGSVSTQAVYDVLRACVHAGILRRIEPAGSAALYETRTGDNHHHLVCRSCGTVVDIDCVVGAAPCLEPDDAHGFAIDEAEVVFWGLCPQCRTSTRQES, from the coding sequence ATGCACACCAACCACACCGACGCCAAGGCGCAGCTGCGCGCGGCCGGTCTGCGGGTCACCGCCCCGCGGATCGCGGTGTTGGACGCGGTCGCGGCCGCACCGCACACCGATGCGGATCGTGTGGCCGCCACCGTCCGGCAAGCGCTGGGTTCGGTCTCCACCCAGGCCGTCTACGACGTCCTGCGGGCCTGCGTGCACGCCGGGATCCTGCGCCGGATCGAGCCCGCCGGATCGGCGGCGCTGTACGAGACCCGGACCGGAGACAACCATCACCATCTGGTGTGCCGCAGCTGCGGCACAGTCGTGGACATCGACTGTGTCGTGGGCGCAGCCCCGTGCCTGGAACCCGACGACGCACACGGGTTCGCGATCGACGAGGCAGAAGTCGTTTTCTGGGGTCTGTGCCCGCAATGCCGTACATCCACGCGGCAAGAATCCTGA